A region from the Bdellovibrionales bacterium genome encodes:
- a CDS encoding glucan ABC transporter ATP-binding protein/ permease yields the protein MEYSEALMGFVRTYARALGILWRYEKKMTLALVISSLFVGLIQAFEPVLFGRTIDSLSTQKNTFRVLMLWGGLGIINIFTSVFLAVMSDRMAHRQRLGMLDRIFERVIALPMSYHSSQGSGRVVHAILSGTDQLFHVWLSFVRDHLASVIGVIFLIPIAISMDWRMSCVLFLLALIYGVANYKIVKKTHSRQEQISSYHQNLFARVGDVIGNVSVVQSYARLMDEIHDLQRMTAQVLSVQYPVLTWWGILSIITRISSTLTMVTILILGSWLVKRGELTVGQVVAFVSFSILLIGKLEQISGFISRTIAETPALQNFFRLMDYDDGALETPNAKPATHVKGEITFFNVGYQYKNKDQDQKSGLGVYDLNFHVKAGQTVALVGPSGSGKTTSLALLQRLFDPQDGVILLDGEDIRAFTLKSLRDNIATVFQESGLFNRSISENIRIGRPNATEAEVHEAARQADAHEFILKKEGGYDFVIGERGSALSGGERQRIAIARAILKNAPILIFDEATSALDNQTERRIQNAISNLKVQEKTTFIIAHRLSTVISADLILVFDQGRIVESGTFESLKNQNGLFANLVKLGELSPEKPTEKQTDPQLGGIRGS from the coding sequence ATGGAATACAGTGAGGCACTCATGGGATTCGTAAGGACTTATGCTCGAGCCCTAGGCATTCTTTGGAGGTACGAAAAAAAAATGACTTTAGCGTTAGTGATCTCGAGCCTTTTTGTTGGACTGATTCAGGCCTTCGAGCCTGTTCTGTTCGGTCGCACGATCGATTCACTCTCCACTCAAAAAAATACCTTTCGCGTGCTCATGCTGTGGGGAGGATTAGGAATCATCAACATTTTTACAAGTGTTTTTTTGGCCGTGATGAGTGATCGAATGGCCCACCGCCAGCGGCTCGGGATGCTCGATCGGATTTTTGAGCGCGTGATTGCGCTTCCGATGAGTTATCACTCCTCGCAAGGTTCTGGACGTGTGGTCCACGCTATTCTCTCGGGAACGGATCAATTGTTTCACGTGTGGCTCTCATTTGTACGGGATCATTTGGCTTCGGTCATCGGGGTGATATTTTTAATCCCGATCGCGATTTCAATGGACTGGCGGATGTCGTGTGTTTTGTTTCTTTTGGCTCTGATCTATGGAGTTGCCAATTATAAGATTGTGAAAAAAACGCACTCACGGCAAGAACAAATATCCTCCTATCACCAAAACCTATTTGCGAGAGTGGGGGATGTGATTGGAAACGTCTCGGTCGTGCAGAGCTACGCGCGATTAATGGATGAGATTCATGATTTGCAAAGAATGACGGCTCAAGTGTTGTCCGTTCAGTATCCTGTGCTGACCTGGTGGGGAATTTTATCCATCATTACTCGCATCTCCTCCACACTTACCATGGTCACTATTCTTATTCTAGGTTCGTGGCTCGTGAAAAGAGGCGAACTGACGGTGGGTCAAGTTGTCGCGTTTGTGAGTTTTTCGATTTTGCTGATCGGGAAATTAGAGCAGATCTCAGGCTTTATTTCGCGGACCATTGCGGAGACACCGGCGTTACAAAATTTCTTCCGTTTGATGGATTACGATGACGGCGCACTAGAAACTCCTAATGCCAAACCGGCGACTCACGTTAAAGGAGAGATCACTTTTTTTAACGTCGGTTATCAGTATAAAAACAAAGATCAGGATCAGAAGAGTGGCCTTGGAGTTTACGATCTTAATTTTCATGTGAAGGCGGGACAAACCGTAGCGCTTGTGGGTCCGTCAGGGTCAGGAAAGACGACTTCCTTAGCGCTTTTACAAAGGCTTTTTGATCCCCAAGACGGTGTGATCCTTTTAGACGGAGAGGACATTCGTGCATTCACTCTTAAGAGTCTTCGCGACAACATCGCAACGGTATTCCAGGAGTCCGGCCTGTTTAATCGATCGATCTCTGAAAACATTCGCATCGGTCGTCCCAACGCCACAGAAGCCGAAGTGCACGAGGCCGCACGGCAAGCGGATGCTCACGAGTTTATTCTGAAAAAAGAGGGTGGTTACGACTTTGTCATTGGAGAACGAGGCTCGGCTCTCTCCGGTGGAGAGCGACAGCGCATCGCCATTGCTCGAGCGATCTTAAAGAACGCTCCGATTCTCATATTCGACGAAGCCACAAGCGCACTCGATAACCAGACCGAACGTCGCATTCAAAACGCGATCTCCAATCTGAAAGTGCAGGAGAAGACCACCTTTATCATTGCTCATCGATTGTCGACAGTGATTTCGGCCGATTTGATTCTCGTGTTTGATCAGGGGCGCATTGTCGAGTCAGGAACCTTTGAATCTTTAAAAAATCAAAACGGATTATTCGCAAATTTAGTCAAACTGGGCGAGCTTTCGCCAGAAAAGCCAACAGAGAAACAAACAGACCCGCAGCTGGGAGGCATTCGTGGATCGTGA
- a CDS encoding biopolymer transporter ExbD — MISTQNGKSKSLDFELNLVPFIDMLSACLCFLLLTAIWTYVGTMNTQQAVGAESTAGKNPPSVVVQLDPDNSVELQLKDVKTDQRKFAIAASGGKIDWKRVEASILSIKNAHPEIKTSVVLTRPNVTYGHTIKMIDSLKSAKITDVGVSPM; from the coding sequence ATGATCAGCACGCAAAACGGTAAATCAAAAAGCCTAGACTTCGAACTCAACCTTGTTCCATTCATTGATATGTTGTCGGCGTGCTTATGCTTCCTGCTCCTCACTGCCATCTGGACTTACGTCGGAACAATGAACACGCAACAGGCCGTTGGTGCAGAGAGCACTGCCGGTAAAAATCCTCCTTCTGTTGTGGTGCAATTAGACCCCGACAACTCCGTAGAATTACAACTCAAAGACGTTAAAACCGACCAGCGCAAATTTGCCATCGCCGCCTCTGGTGGTAAGATCGACTGGAAACGCGTCGAAGCTTCTATCTTATCTATTAAAAATGCCCATCCCGAAATCAAAACATCCGTGGTGTTAACTCGCCCGAATGTCACTTACGGCCACACCATCAAAATGATCGACTCGCTCAAATCCGCGAAGATCACCGATGTTGGCGTATCACCGATGTGA
- a CDS encoding GNAT family N-acetyltransferase — MSSPIIIIKNDGLRPIINVPRICADLSAILKLEVLFLDKSWLILPMISEVEHTQLPLLHELFLEYAQSLDFDLSFQGFSEELENLPGEYAAPRGVLLLAFSKGVAAGCVALRPLEENICEMKRLYVRPSFQGQGIGRQLAEAVIQAAQSRNYKKMRLDTVPSMVSAISMYKSLGFQVIPAYRWNPIPGTSYMEKTLAK, encoded by the coding sequence ATGAGCAGTCCTATAATTATTATAAAGAATGACGGCCTTAGACCGATCATAAACGTTCCTCGCATCTGTGCTGATCTCTCTGCAATTCTTAAGCTTGAGGTTTTATTTTTAGACAAATCGTGGTTAATTCTGCCGATGATTTCCGAAGTCGAACACACTCAGCTCCCGCTCCTCCACGAATTATTTTTAGAATATGCTCAGTCGTTAGATTTTGATTTGTCGTTTCAAGGCTTCTCAGAGGAGCTCGAGAACTTGCCGGGCGAATATGCCGCGCCTCGAGGAGTCCTTCTCCTCGCCTTTTCGAAAGGGGTTGCGGCGGGGTGTGTTGCCCTCCGACCATTGGAAGAAAATATTTGTGAAATGAAAAGACTGTATGTTCGACCGTCTTTTCAAGGGCAAGGAATCGGCCGCCAACTGGCCGAGGCTGTCATTCAGGCCGCTCAGAGCAGAAATTATAAAAAAATGCGACTCGACACGGTTCCCAGCATGGTGAGTGCTATTTCTATGTACAAATCTCTGGGGTTCCAAGTGATTCCTGCGTACCGATGGAATCCGATACCAGGTACTTCTTACATGGAAAAAACTCTCGCAAAATAA
- a CDS encoding phosphatase PAP2 family protein, whose amino-acid sequence MKVFVLALMVFVVYHRSWGQVADPEASQVAPLSDVDNSGPEKIGLLSVVTELPTTGWESLKMGFSRKSIPYWGLIITSTALLYKYDEDIYEDVKMKGRKWGLGNEDQTRELVKIGPWPLRTPADTGAALYFLGDGITHFAIAGSLIGYGYFSDNHRPYNTGLQLVHGMAISTFFSQIIKRSTGRESPFVKTEERGAWRPFPSISEYGSNTPKYDAMPSGHIMTATVTFTVLIENYPEHEYWLRPLEVTWLSLLGFQMVNNGVHWASDYPLGIAMGYVCGKTAARLGKKKLSGEKDAQKYSWSVMPMYEQGIMMTKLLVSF is encoded by the coding sequence ATGAAAGTTTTCGTTTTAGCATTAATGGTCTTCGTCGTTTACCATCGAAGTTGGGGGCAAGTTGCGGATCCGGAGGCCTCACAGGTTGCTCCCCTATCAGACGTGGACAACTCTGGTCCAGAAAAAATTGGGTTATTATCGGTGGTTACCGAGCTACCAACGACCGGCTGGGAATCTTTAAAGATGGGGTTCAGTAGGAAAAGTATCCCCTATTGGGGGTTGATCATTACTTCAACTGCTCTGCTCTATAAGTATGACGAAGATATCTACGAAGATGTAAAGATGAAGGGTCGAAAGTGGGGACTAGGTAATGAAGATCAAACTCGAGAGTTAGTAAAAATTGGGCCATGGCCTCTTCGAACTCCGGCGGATACGGGCGCTGCGCTCTATTTTCTAGGAGATGGTATTACTCATTTCGCTATCGCAGGGTCTTTGATCGGTTATGGATATTTTTCTGACAACCACCGCCCCTATAATACAGGTCTTCAGCTCGTTCACGGAATGGCGATCTCGACATTTTTTAGCCAAATCATAAAAAGGTCCACCGGTCGTGAGAGTCCTTTTGTAAAGACGGAGGAGCGTGGCGCCTGGAGACCTTTTCCGAGCATTTCCGAATATGGTTCAAATACTCCGAAGTATGACGCTATGCCTAGTGGTCACATCATGACTGCGACGGTCACTTTTACTGTACTCATTGAAAACTATCCGGAGCATGAATATTGGCTGCGCCCGTTGGAGGTCACTTGGTTATCTCTCCTTGGATTTCAAATGGTCAATAATGGAGTTCACTGGGCGAGTGACTACCCGTTGGGCATTGCGATGGGCTACGTCTGTGGAAAAACAGCTGCTCGCTTAGGAAAAAAGAAACTCTCTGGAGAAAAGGATGCCCAAAAGTACTCCTGGTCCGTCATGCCCATGTATGAACAAGGGATAATGATGACAAAGCTTTTGGTCAGTTTTTAA
- a CDS encoding YaeQ family protein, whose product MAISTQLYRFKIELADIPRAVYETLDFRVAQHPSESMDFLLSRVIAYALNFQEGLSFSAEGLHNPDDPCLSLADPFGGQQLWIEIGNPSARKLHKASKVSNTVKVYTYKNPKLLVQEIQANNVHRADDIEIYALPPEFLERLSHLVSRESKWMLTYNDNSLMIVCGEETLECELSKI is encoded by the coding sequence ATGGCCATCTCGACTCAACTTTATAGATTTAAGATCGAACTTGCGGACATTCCGCGAGCCGTTTACGAGACTCTTGATTTTCGCGTCGCTCAGCATCCTTCGGAGTCCATGGACTTTTTGTTGTCTCGAGTGATTGCCTACGCCTTAAATTTTCAGGAGGGCCTGAGTTTTTCGGCAGAAGGTCTTCACAACCCCGATGATCCGTGCTTGAGCCTTGCTGATCCCTTCGGAGGGCAGCAATTGTGGATTGAAATCGGAAATCCGAGCGCGCGCAAACTTCATAAAGCATCCAAAGTTTCTAATACAGTGAAGGTTTACACCTACAAAAATCCAAAGCTCTTGGTTCAAGAGATTCAAGCCAATAACGTCCACCGCGCCGACGACATTGAAATCTATGCTTTACCGCCAGAATTTTTAGAAAGGCTTTCGCATCTCGTAAGCCGAGAGTCGAAGTGGATGCTCACTTATAACGACAATTCGTTGATGATTGTTTGTGGCGAAGAGACTCTGGAATGCGAACTCAGCAAAATCTGA
- a CDS encoding MotA/TolQ/ExbB proton channel family protein, giving the protein MFTQLGSMFHQGGFWMFPIMAVQIFSVAIIIERIVALYFRRSADAREMVQAFEGDIKSGNIEKIVSKAEKFGHKPLATIAQIGVQSTIDFGGREELQLKMDEVLIEESGRVDQRLGFLSMLANVATLLGLLGTIVGLIKSFTSIANATAVEKARILAEGIGEAMNATAYGLIVAVPALVAYSILQNRANALTDDLHKAALRMYIWLGFNVENVATKKTRSR; this is encoded by the coding sequence ATGTTTACTCAATTAGGCAGTATGTTTCATCAAGGTGGCTTTTGGATGTTCCCTATCATGGCCGTTCAGATTTTTTCTGTAGCGATCATCATAGAGCGTATCGTAGCTCTTTACTTCCGTCGCTCCGCCGACGCCCGCGAAATGGTTCAAGCTTTCGAAGGGGACATTAAGAGCGGAAATATCGAAAAAATCGTTTCTAAAGCCGAAAAATTCGGCCACAAGCCTCTCGCCACCATCGCTCAAATCGGTGTTCAATCGACGATCGACTTCGGTGGACGCGAAGAACTCCAACTGAAAATGGACGAAGTTCTGATCGAAGAGTCTGGCCGCGTGGATCAACGCTTAGGCTTCCTCTCTATGCTCGCAAACGTCGCTACATTATTAGGTCTACTTGGTACAATCGTTGGTCTTATTAAATCCTTCACATCCATTGCTAACGCCACTGCGGTTGAAAAAGCTCGAATCCTTGCAGAAGGAATCGGCGAGGCGATGAACGCCACGGCTTACGGTCTTATCGTTGCGGTTCCTGCTCTTGTGGCTTACTCAATTCTTCAGAACAGAGCCAATGCTTTAACTGACGATCTTCATAAAGCCGCTCTTCGCATGTACATCTGGTTAGGTTTTAACGTAGAGAACGTGGCCACTAAGAAAACTCGCTCTCGCTAA
- a CDS encoding ABC transporter ATP-binding protein/permease: protein MDREHAVSFSGKVGDVSSIEDVNRGAESALSRPPAEALLSNKSLRPPQQSGVFSELHDIFHKMFRSKDFRRIVLLTSSAFVILVLNVFAEIRMNIWQGAFYRGIEQKNLPEVFRQAMFFLVIIASILALVVAQNWLVERTKIKVRQWLTNHFLDRWMKPGHAYRLNITGERHFNPDQRIQEDVRLFTDMSGELAIGALRSALMLVSFVGVLWLLSSDIPLHIWGTSLEIPGYMVWFAILYAGVGSWLAAKAGAPLIPLNESRYAHEGNLRYSLVRVNDNAESVAFYAGERDERKIIGRKLESVLETLRSLSFANARLTWVACGHGYLTIMLPVLVALPGYMRGRLDFGGLMMVVGAFNQVQHSLRWFVENFNRIADWRAVLHRVADFEHAINAIDNFEQDGETIELIPHSEGNLRFEKTHVTLHDGHVVIEDASVEILPGERVLLTGESGSGKSTLLRAVGGLWPWGSGKIHIPPKNEMMFLPQKPYIPLGSLKDAITYPHGNQKWDQDKIESILAQVNLEAFIPLLNEVARWDEHMSLGQQQRLAFARLLLHRPQWIFLDEATSALDDKNQDRMMSLLTTELSGSAVLSVGHRSGLEVYHTRTIYLRQTPSGPVLQGKSASTKASPIQQMLEKLGLRETI from the coding sequence GTGGATCGTGAACACGCTGTATCGTTTTCAGGTAAGGTAGGGGACGTTTCCTCCATTGAGGACGTCAATCGAGGTGCAGAATCGGCTCTCAGTCGACCACCGGCAGAGGCCTTACTTTCGAACAAATCGCTAAGACCACCGCAACAGAGCGGAGTTTTTAGTGAGCTTCACGATATTTTTCACAAAATGTTTCGCTCGAAAGATTTTCGTCGGATTGTACTCCTGACGTCCAGTGCATTTGTCATTCTAGTTTTGAATGTTTTTGCGGAAATTCGAATGAATATATGGCAGGGCGCTTTTTACCGGGGCATCGAACAAAAAAATCTGCCGGAAGTGTTTCGTCAGGCGATGTTTTTCCTTGTGATTATTGCTTCGATTCTGGCTTTAGTTGTCGCACAAAACTGGCTTGTGGAACGGACGAAGATTAAGGTTCGGCAATGGCTCACCAATCATTTCCTCGATCGTTGGATGAAGCCGGGTCACGCCTACCGATTAAATATCACGGGAGAGAGACATTTTAATCCCGATCAGCGCATCCAAGAGGATGTGCGTTTGTTTACTGATATGTCGGGGGAGCTGGCGATCGGCGCCCTTCGCTCGGCGCTGATGCTTGTGAGTTTTGTCGGTGTACTGTGGTTGTTATCGTCGGATATTCCGCTTCATATCTGGGGAACTTCTTTAGAGATACCGGGATATATGGTTTGGTTTGCCATCCTTTACGCGGGAGTGGGTTCCTGGCTTGCGGCTAAGGCCGGTGCGCCTTTGATTCCACTCAACGAAAGCCGCTACGCCCACGAAGGGAATCTTCGCTATTCTCTGGTTCGCGTCAACGACAACGCCGAGAGTGTGGCGTTTTACGCCGGTGAAAGAGATGAACGGAAAATTATCGGTCGCAAACTCGAGAGCGTATTAGAAACTCTGCGTTCCCTCTCCTTTGCCAACGCCAGGTTAACGTGGGTGGCTTGTGGGCATGGTTATCTAACGATAATGCTCCCAGTGCTCGTGGCCCTTCCGGGGTACATGCGAGGTCGACTGGATTTTGGTGGACTCATGATGGTCGTCGGTGCTTTTAATCAGGTCCAGCACTCCCTGAGATGGTTCGTCGAAAACTTTAATCGCATCGCAGACTGGCGGGCAGTGCTGCACCGAGTGGCTGATTTTGAGCATGCTATTAACGCCATCGACAACTTTGAACAAGACGGTGAGACCATCGAATTGATTCCCCATAGCGAAGGCAATTTACGTTTTGAAAAGACGCACGTGACCCTCCATGATGGCCACGTCGTGATCGAAGACGCGTCCGTTGAGATTCTTCCTGGAGAAAGAGTGCTCCTCACGGGAGAGTCAGGTTCCGGGAAGAGCACACTCCTCCGAGCTGTGGGAGGTTTATGGCCTTGGGGCTCGGGAAAAATTCACATTCCGCCAAAAAACGAAATGATGTTTCTACCGCAAAAGCCGTACATTCCTCTCGGTTCACTGAAGGACGCAATCACTTATCCCCATGGAAATCAGAAATGGGATCAGGACAAAATCGAAAGTATTTTGGCTCAGGTGAATCTCGAAGCTTTTATTCCACTTTTAAACGAAGTGGCTCGCTGGGATGAACACATGAGTCTGGGGCAGCAGCAGCGGCTCGCTTTCGCGCGACTTTTACTTCATCGACCTCAATGGATTTTTCTCGATGAGGCGACTTCGGCCCTTGATGATAAAAATCAAGACCGTATGATGTCGCTTCTGACCACTGAGCTTTCCGGCTCGGCGGTGCTGAGTGTGGGCCATCGATCCGGTCTAGAGGTCTATCACACCAGAACCATTTATCTGAGACAAACGCCGTCGGGACCGGTGCTTCAAGGAAAGTCGGCGTCGACGAAGGCCTCTCCCATCCAGCAAATGCTTGAGAAATTGGGTCTTCGAGAGACGATTTAG
- a CDS encoding SWIB/MDM2 domain-containing protein, with the protein MAKAKKKKTAKKATAKKAAPKKATVKKAKSARKPNAAFMKPLAVSAVLATVIGAGMLSRTEVVKRMWKYIKKQGLQDPKNKRMILADDKLKPVFGGKSKVDMFEMTKHVSKHLK; encoded by the coding sequence ATGGCAAAAGCAAAGAAGAAAAAAACAGCGAAAAAGGCAACTGCAAAAAAAGCAGCTCCTAAAAAAGCAACTGTTAAAAAAGCAAAATCAGCTCGTAAACCTAACGCCGCTTTCATGAAGCCGTTGGCCGTCAGCGCTGTTCTAGCGACTGTTATCGGTGCTGGAATGCTTTCTCGCACTGAAGTTGTTAAGAGAATGTGGAAATACATCAAGAAGCAAGGTCTTCAAGATCCTAAAAATAAGAGAATGATCTTAGCTGATGACAAGCTTAAGCCCGTTTTCGGTGGCAAATCTAAAGTCGACATGTTTGAAATGACTAAACATGTAAGCAAGCATCTTAAATAG
- a CDS encoding response regulator transcription factor, which translates to MNIIVVEDDHKISDFVSNGLRQEGHQVDTAFDGIAGLELLRRKEYDLIILDLMLPQLDGLSVLKVLKSENITPPVLILSAKQSVDDKVKGLNMGADDYLVKPFSFAELMARINAVSRRSSEPTRETQYLQMADLVLDRLTRKVTVAGKSVELQTKEFSLLELFLKNTERVLSKNMILDRVWNIDFDPQTNVVDVLVCRLRNKLERASGKRYITTVRGMGYVLNKEDPN; encoded by the coding sequence ATGAACATCATCGTCGTCGAAGATGACCACAAAATATCTGATTTTGTTTCAAACGGACTCCGACAAGAGGGGCATCAAGTGGATACGGCCTTCGATGGCATTGCGGGACTCGAACTACTCCGACGCAAAGAATATGATCTTATAATTCTAGACCTAATGCTTCCGCAACTCGATGGGCTTTCCGTGCTAAAAGTTCTCAAATCTGAGAACATAACACCGCCAGTGTTGATTTTAAGTGCTAAACAGTCTGTTGATGACAAAGTTAAAGGCTTGAACATGGGAGCTGACGATTACCTTGTAAAGCCCTTCTCTTTTGCTGAGCTCATGGCAAGAATCAACGCCGTTTCGAGAAGATCCTCAGAGCCTACAAGAGAAACTCAGTACCTTCAGATGGCCGATCTCGTGCTAGATCGCTTGACTAGAAAAGTGACGGTTGCGGGAAAGTCCGTTGAACTCCAGACGAAGGAATTTTCACTGCTTGAACTGTTTCTAAAAAATACTGAAAGAGTTCTTTCGAAAAACATGATTCTCGACCGAGTATGGAACATCGACTTTGATCCGCAAACAAACGTCGTAGATGTTCTCGTTTGTCGACTGCGAAACAAACTTGAGCGCGCGTCAGGTAAACGCTACATTACTACGGTTCGAGGCATGGGTTATGTATTAAATAAGGAAGATCCCAATTAA
- a CDS encoding HAMP domain-containing histidine kinase — MMTMLICNLLITASLFFLLKIELAKRDKDIAIIRSNEVADLLELHGPEFFRSGKASNRLLNYNRLLIVIVDSNGISLFEKFPGDLKNFDKFNTEKTIQESLSKLGSYTVRPKNPIEETIEIYSQRLEPYRLAVGFDTDSSEDFANLYFISSLVLVTLTASGSAIYAYFFAIRKLKPINQLIDTVKSIRMGNLFTIPPAADSKYELNELTRLFNDMILHIQKLITSLQSSIDAIAHDLRTPITHFSLKLESLINNDQQISKETVGELLEEIHGISNLVNTLLEITEADSKSLNLKKDVCQLRPIIQECIDIYEYILEDRISHIELVCHDTITIWADRNRLKRVFANLIDNAIKFSDNHLSIRILCSETNQQIIITVEDKGVGISNEDISKIWQRLYRADPSRTSGGMGLGLSFVKSIIDAHGWSIEVESRLRHGSKFRIIVPIEPNQV; from the coding sequence ATGATGACCATGTTAATCTGTAATCTTTTGATTACAGCAAGTCTTTTTTTTCTTTTAAAGATTGAGCTCGCGAAACGGGACAAGGATATTGCAATTATTAGATCCAACGAAGTCGCTGATTTACTCGAACTCCACGGACCCGAATTCTTTAGGTCTGGCAAGGCGTCGAACCGATTGCTCAATTACAATCGTCTTTTGATCGTTATCGTTGATAGCAATGGAATCTCTCTTTTTGAGAAATTCCCCGGCGACCTCAAAAACTTTGATAAATTTAACACCGAGAAAACAATCCAGGAGTCTTTAAGTAAGCTGGGCTCTTACACAGTGAGGCCAAAAAATCCAATAGAAGAAACAATAGAGATTTATTCACAGAGACTAGAACCTTATAGATTGGCTGTGGGTTTTGATACCGATTCCTCCGAAGATTTTGCAAATCTTTATTTCATCTCTTCTCTTGTCTTGGTTACTCTCACCGCCTCAGGAAGTGCCATCTACGCTTACTTTTTTGCAATCAGAAAATTAAAGCCAATCAATCAGTTAATTGATACGGTCAAGAGCATACGTATGGGCAACCTTTTTACAATTCCGCCCGCCGCCGACTCCAAGTATGAGCTTAATGAACTTACTCGTTTATTTAACGACATGATCCTGCACATACAAAAGCTGATTACATCTCTTCAAAGCTCGATCGATGCTATTGCTCATGACCTCCGGACTCCCATCACGCATTTCTCTCTCAAACTAGAGTCTCTGATAAACAATGACCAACAAATCAGTAAGGAAACGGTCGGCGAGCTCCTCGAAGAGATCCATGGGATCAGTAATTTAGTGAATACTCTTCTTGAAATCACCGAAGCCGACTCCAAAAGTTTAAATCTAAAAAAGGATGTTTGTCAGTTACGTCCCATAATTCAAGAGTGTATAGATATTTACGAATACATTCTTGAGGATCGAATTTCCCATATTGAACTCGTCTGCCATGACACGATCACCATATGGGCAGACCGCAACAGACTCAAGCGAGTCTTTGCAAATTTAATCGATAATGCAATCAAGTTTAGCGATAATCACCTTTCGATTCGAATTCTATGTTCTGAAACAAACCAACAAATAATCATCACCGTCGAAGACAAGGGCGTGGGCATCTCTAACGAGGATATTTCTAAAATTTGGCAGAGGCTCTATCGGGCTGACCCGAGTCGAACCTCTGGTGGCATGGGCTTGGGATTAAGTTTCGTCAAATCAATAATTGATGCTCATGGTTGGAGTATTGAGGTTGAAAGCAGGCTCCGTCATGGCTCTAAGTTTAGAATAATTGTGCCAATTGAACCCAATCAGGTGTAA
- a CDS encoding biopolymer transporter ExbD yields MKNTFATSHLSSPLKEGSRLRPHRSKGKKSINVGLMLTSLVDAFTLMVIYLIMNSSDVEQFDLKEGVMIPTAAHSEKLDSSPVVLFKDNGFYIDDKLVANDQLKAALEKLKIKSESIFKGGDSAIVVQADEKVGFEKLQPLLIASSYAGIKQVKFAVLVEE; encoded by the coding sequence ATGAAAAATACTTTTGCCACCTCTCACCTTTCATCGCCACTTAAAGAAGGTTCACGCCTTCGCCCTCACCGCTCCAAAGGGAAAAAGTCCATTAACGTGGGCTTAATGTTAACTTCTCTCGTAGACGCTTTTACTTTGATGGTGATCTATCTGATTATGAATAGCTCCGATGTGGAGCAGTTCGATTTAAAAGAAGGAGTTATGATTCCTACTGCGGCTCACTCCGAAAAATTAGACTCCTCTCCCGTCGTTCTCTTTAAAGACAATGGCTTTTACATCGACGATAAATTGGTCGCCAACGACCAACTCAAAGCGGCCCTTGAAAAACTTAAAATTAAATCGGAATCCATTTTTAAAGGTGGAGACTCCGCCATTGTTGTGCAAGCCGACGAAAAAGTGGGATTTGAAAAACTTCAGCCTCTTTTAATAGCTTCATCTTACGCTGGAATTAAACAAGTTAAATTCGCAGTACTTGTTGAGGAATAA